From Equus quagga isolate Etosha38 chromosome 3, UCLA_HA_Equagga_1.0, whole genome shotgun sequence, one genomic window encodes:
- the GPRIN3 gene encoding G protein-regulated inducer of neurite outgrowth 3 yields MGTVPDPLRSATTSLIAASGKEEVPAVSPPPQSALLCENTNGLSDAPAEPDLSPRAATKALMHACEHETTQPDMSSPGIFNEVEKASPTLNSPGNTLLPGSSKPTAPGPHSAAGKDLINTAFIMPATQHTHQAIPGDQPNASPSSGPEDMLVKSQGTSDGEQPEKSTCPVGGTLSSSNDQVPCDFPSQETIQGAVHTAKAATKAFSHAPSPEGQRQPAVCGSQARSCESPAREDGCSGTKQSSATASDAQAVTSVTPPPSHLTSKGSFPADPEKVLLPAQHQASRFKEAGTMTSQGEEGEIREVPSRARQDAEVQAVASVESRSVSTSPSILTALLKETPAPERFEQQEQLHVICHGRGSGSHTLELSDNTVAPEESGQCPSMMPEVRIQAAAAVSTAFQGESQSVIPSAEVLKTSSTLVASSKAQDTGKEDGRSAGVTPVREEPTSKQLSGTNSSSLKASPTDQISLSGDSQAETSRGLGKPETKPSEFAVKTTNDHKTDPDCKFAGSCGPASKADPSGSLDPNNKGDAREKKPASPQIVKEQESSGTDVLDARAKADGKTLLLNPRSQESGGTGSAASPTPSPVRRNQEGAVEENRQTKTTASLSLPSDSLGDSSPSSGKKTPSRSVKASPRRGSRVSEFLKEQKLNVTAAAAQVGLTPGEKKKQLGADAKLQLKQSKRVRDVVWDEQGMTWEVYGASLDPESLGIAIQNHLQRQIREHEKLVKAQNSQTRRSISSDASSNKKLKGRQHSVFQSMLQNFRRPNCCVRPAPSSVLD; encoded by the coding sequence ATGGGGACTGTACCTGACCCTCTAAGATCAGCTACAACTTCCCTGATTGCAGCTTCTGGAAAAGAAGAGGTGCCAGCTGTCTCACCTCCGCCTCAATCAGCCCTCCTGTGCGAGAACACCAATGGCCTTTCAGATGCTCCTGCAGAACCAGACCTCAGCCCCAGGGCAGCTACCAAGGCCCTGATGCACGCGTGTGAGCATGAGACCACTCAGCCAGACATGTCTTCTCCTGGCATCTTCAATGAGGTGGAGAAGGCATCTCCCACACTCAACTCTCCTGGCAATACCCTGCTGCCGGGAAGCAGCAagcccacagccccaggcccGCATTCTGCAGCAGGAAAGGATCTTATAAACACAGCATTTATAATGCCAGCCACTCAACACACCCACCAGGCCATCCCAGGTGACCAGCCCAATGCCAGCCCCTCATCAGGACCTGAAGATATGCTGGTGAAATCACAGGGAACCTCAGATGGAGAGCAACCTGAGAAGTCAACTTGTCCTGTGGGAGGCACCCTTAGCAGCAGCAACGATCAAGTGCCCTGTGATTTTCCTTCCCAAGAAACAATCCAGGGAGCAGTGCACACTGCAAAGGCAGCCACCAAGGCGTTCAGTCACGCACCTTCTCCAGAAGGGCAGAGGCAGCCAGCTGTCTGCGGCTCCCAGGCCAGGTCCTGCGAATCTCCAgcaagagaagatggatgttCAGGGACCAAACAGTCCTCTGCCACTGCCTCAGACGCCCAGGCCGTGACTTCTGTGACGCCTCCACCATCTCACCTCACTAGCAAAGGTTCCTTTCCTGCAGATCCGGAGAAGGTGCTGCTGCCAGCACAGCACCAGGCATCAAGGTTCAAAGAAGCGGGCACCATGACCAGCCAAGGTGAGGAGGGTGAGATCAGGGAGGTTCCCAGCAGGGCTCGGCAAGATGCTGAGGTGCAGGCAGTGGCGAGTGTCGAGAGCAGGTCGGTCTCCACCAGCCCCAGCATCCTCACTGCACTCCTGAAGGAAACGCCCGCTCCTGAGCGTTTCGAACAGCAAGAGCAGCTGCATGTCATTTGCCATGGCCGCGGCAGCGGGAGCCACACGTTGGAGCTATCTGACAACACCGTAGCCCCCGAGGAGTCGGGTCAGTGCCCCAGCATGATGCCAGAGGTGCGCATCCAGGCTGCTGCGGCTGTTTCCACAGCTTTCCAAGGAGAAAGTCAATCAGTGATCCCATCGGCTGAGGTCCTTAAAACCTCATCCACCCTTGTGGCATCCAGTAAGGCCCAGGATACGGGTAAAGAAGATGGGAGGTCAGCAGGAGTGACCCCAGTGAGGGAAGAGCCCACCTCTAAACAGCTTTCGGGAACTAATTCTAGCTCCCTGAAAGCTAGCCCCACGGACCAGATTTCTCTCAGTGGGGACAGTCAAGCTGAAACGAGTCGTGGCTTGGGGAAACCTGAAACCAAGCCGTCCGAGTTTGCAGTGAAAACCACAAATGACCACAAAACAGACCCAGATTGCAAATTCGCCGGCTCTTGTGGCCCTGCCAGCAAAGCTGACCCGTCTGGGAGCTTGGATCCCAATAATAAAGGAGATGCGAGAGAAAAGAAGCCTGCGTCCCCTCAGATAGTAAAAGAACAAGAATCTAGCGGCACCGATGTCCTCGATGCAAGAGCAAAGGCAGACGGCAAAACCCTACTGCTCAACCCTAGATCTCAAGAAAGTGGAGGCACGGGATCAgctgccagccccaccccatccccagttAGAAGGAACCAGGAGGGCGCCgtggaagaaaacagacagacCAAGACAACCGCCAGCCTGAGCCTGCCGTCTGATTCCCTGGGCGACTCCAGTCCAAGTTCTGGCAAGAAGACCCCTTCTCGCTCGGTCAAAGCCAGCCCGCGCCGCGGCAGCCGGGTCAGCGAGTTCCTCAAGGAGCAGAAGCTCAACGTGACCGCGGCTGCGGCTCAGGTGGGACTCACGCCcggggagaagaaaaagcagctcGGTGCCGACGCCAAGCTCCAGCTGAAGCAGTCCAAGCGTGTCAGGGACGTCGTGTGGGATGAGCAGGGCATGACCTGGGAAGTGTACGGCGCCTCGCTGGACCCCGAGTCCCTGGGGATCGCCATCCAGAACCATTTACAAAGACAAATCAGAGAACACGAGAAATTAGTCAAAGCTCAAAACAGCCAGACCCGGAGATCCATTTCCTCAGATGCTTCTTCAAATAAAAAGCTCAAAGGAAGGCAGCACAGCGTTTTCCAGTCCATGCTGCAGAACTTCCGTCGCCCCAACTGCTGTGTTCGTCCCGCCCCTTCTTCTGTGTTAGATTGA